The following are encoded in a window of Harmonia axyridis chromosome 7, icHarAxyr1.1, whole genome shotgun sequence genomic DNA:
- the LOC123685024 gene encoding helix-loop-helix protein delilah-like, with the protein MDSLLQKYSDISQRLTIDFSKESYTDPNNNSDEVFQEQVPIKGDKYSLRPRVSRRCQGSEENVEVGKKSKKSSKQKSAPLSKYRRKTANARERNRMREINQAFETLRSIIPHGQVQEISGANEKLTKITTLRLAMRYINALSAALETSEKEENFFFDFDSYNDLDFLLESDGESLSVSEHSLMASPDFQDSALCPFELSSSFPSLLQSEFVEHSLPSPELQDFFFT; encoded by the coding sequence ATGGATTCTTTGCTTCAGAAGTACAGTGATATATCGCAGCGTTTGACCATCGACTTCTCAAAGGAAAGCTACACTGACCCTAACAACAACAGTGATGAGGTCTTCCAGGAGCAAGTCCCAATCAAGGGGGACAAGTACTCCCTAAGGCCAAGGGTGTCCCGAAGGTGCCAAGGCTCAGAGGAAAACGTAGAAGTGGGTAAGAAGTCGAAGAAATCTTCTAAACAAAAATCAGCTCCACTCAGCAAGTACAGAAGAAAAACCGCGAATGCCAGGGAGAGAAACAGGATGAGGGAGATAAATCAAGCGTTCGAGACCTTAAGGTCCATCATACCTCATGGGCAGGTGCAGGAAATCAGTGGTGCCAACGAAAAACTCACGAAAATAACGACGTTGCGGCTGGCTATGCGGTATATTAACGCTTTGAGTGCCGCTTTGGAGACCAGTGAAAAAGAGGAgaacttttttttcgatttcgatAGTTACAACGATCTGGATTTTTTGTTGGAGTCCGATGGTGAATCTTTATCGGTTTCGGAACATTCGTTGATGGCTTCCCCTGATTTTCAGGATTCGGCTTTGTGTCCTTTCGAATTGAGCAGTTCGTTCCCTTCGTTGCTTCAGTCGGAGTTTGTAGAACATTCACTACCTTCGCCTGAGTtgcaggattttttttttacgtgA